CGCGGAGCGGCTGCAAAGGTAACACTCTTTTCGAGTCCCGCAAGCCTTTTCGGAAAAAAAATTTTATTTTTTTTGCCGGAGGCCTTACCGTTTTTGCGGACGGCAAAGATATGGACCTTTTCCGTTTCTCGCAAGCTTTTCGGAATTTTTTTTTCCTGAAAGCCGGTATCGCATTTCTTCTATGAACGTTGCCCTGATTGCGGGTGCAAAAGTAAAAACCTTTTTTGAAACTCGCAAATTTATTTTTGGAAAATTTTATTCCTTTTTTAAATCTGCTTCCTGCCAGTATTTACCTATGAACTTCGCCTTTATTGCGGGTGCAAAAGTAGCACCTTTTTCCGCTTCCGCAAGCTTTATCGTGACTTTTTTTCAAACTTTTTTGCAAGGCGCTGGAAAACAGAAGTCTATAGACGAACTTTTTTTAAGATTTTTGACACCAAAATTCGACAAACCATCTAAAACAAGGGAAGCGGACTGTAAAGTATATTAAATGACGGGTAAAACATCCTGAAAAAATGCCTGAAAAAAGCATTATTTAAGGACATAAGAGAGAAAATCTTTCAGAAATCTTCCAAAAGACACTTTCTTCTTATATAAACCTATTCAAAACGGATCGCTTTTACCGGAGAAATTTTCGTTATTATATAGGAAGGAATCAAAAGAACAGCCAGACAGATGATCAATGTCCCTACATTTAGCAGTAAAATATACAACCAATCCAAATGGGCAGGTGCGACATTCACATAATAACTGTCCGGATTTAGTTTTATAATACCGAATTGCTGCTGAATAATAATAAGACCTGTTCCAATACAGTTGCCCCAAAGCAGACCACGGACAATTAAATAAAAGGCATTGTACAAAAATATCTTGCGTACTGACCAATTGTTTGCTCCTATTGCTTTGAGTATTCCGATCATCTGGGTTCTTTCCAATATAAGAACCAGCAATGCAACTACCATATTAATAGTCGCTACAATAATCATTATTACTATAATGACAATTATATTAAAGTCAAATAGCTGCAGCCACTCAAATATATTATAGTACTTTTCAGAAATTGTCTGTGTATCGAGTGTTTTGGATGCATCTTCTTTATTTTGGGTATTGTCATAAACCTGCTGCCCTTTTTGCTCAATCTTATTAAAGTCGTCAATAAAAACTTCAAAAGCACCCACCTGATCCGGTTTCCATTTATTGATTCGTTGCAAATGACGAATGTCACCTATTATATAGGTAGCATCAAATTCCTGAAATCCGGAATTGTAAATCCCTGCCACTACAAATACTCTCAGGTTAGGCAGCTGATTACTGTTTTCTTTCATGAAAAAAGTATTGAACTTATCGCCTACTTTTAAATTGAGCCTGTCAGCAAGATATTTTGATATTAAAACATCCGGTGTCAATTTATGCATTACATCCGGCAATTTACCCTGAATAAGATATTCCTCCAGATTCTTCCATTGGTAATCTTTCCCTACTCCTTTATATATAATACCTTCAAAAGAAGTTTCTGTCCTGATGATTCCTGCTTTTGTAGCAACAGCCTGGATATGGTTGATTCCATCTACGCTTTTAAACTTCGGATAAAAATCCTGATGGGTAGAAATAGGACTGATGCTTACCTGCGATTGGTTATCGTCATAATTGGTAATAATGATATGTCCGTTAAAAGCCGCAACCTTTTCACGTATTTTTTGCTGCAATCCAATTCCTGTTGCCACAGACACGATCATCATGATCATACCTATTGCA
This portion of the Flavobacterium lindanitolerans genome encodes:
- a CDS encoding ABC transporter permease, which translates into the protein MNLEYFIAKRLIAAKNHKSSISAPIIKIAIAAIAIGMIMMIVSVATGIGLQQKIREKVAAFNGHIIITNYDDNQSQVSISPISTHQDFYPKFKSVDGINHIQAVATKAGIIRTETSFEGIIYKGVGKDYQWKNLEEYLIQGKLPDVMHKLTPDVLISKYLADRLNLKVGDKFNTFFMKENSNQLPNLRVFVVAGIYNSGFQEFDATYIIGDIRHLQRINKWKPDQVGAFEVFIDDFNKIEQKGQQVYDNTQNKEDASKTLDTQTISEKYYNIFEWLQLFDFNIIVIIVIMIIVATINMVVALLVLILERTQMIGILKAIGANNWSVRKIFLYNAFYLIVRGLLWGNCIGTGLIIIQQQFGIIKLNPDSYYVNVAPAHLDWLYILLLNVGTLIICLAVLLIPSYIITKISPVKAIRFE